Genomic window (Chloroflexota bacterium):
ACCTATCTTCTGGTCGATGGGAAACTGGCCAACCTGCGTTTCAAATTTGCTGATTAGCTCCGGCCCTTCGATGAACTGGTAACCCAGATAGTTTTCGATACCCAACGTGGTGTTTATCTGCCCGCCGGTATCCCCGCTGACGAGCAGTGTCTTGAGTTGTTTCCTCGCCGCATAAACGCTGGCTGCCATACCGGCCGGGCCGCCGCCGATAACCATTAACTCGTACATCACTGCCTCCTCGTGCCTTTAAATTTAATCAAGGCAAAGGCTTATGCCAGCAAGCTATCCAGTTTCGCCTGGTTGAAGCCAACGATGACGTCATCATCAACAACGATTACCGGGACACCCATCTGCTTTGACTTCTGGATCATTTCCTCGGCCTTCTCTTTGTCCTCGCCCACATTATAATCGGTAAAAGGGATTCCCTTCTGGGTCAAATAGTCCTTGGCCCGTTTACAGTACGGGCATGTAGGCGTTGAATATACAGTCACTTTCTTGTCAGCCATTTTTACCCTCCTCCATTATCGTTTATGCCGATAGCACACCGTATCATTTTTGATTTGTTTATTATATCATAAGCATTGAACAGGTAATTGTATGTGATATATGTCATATTCACATTGGCGGACAGTAGT
Coding sequences:
- a CDS encoding glutathione S-transferase N-terminal domain-containing protein; protein product: MADKKVTVYSTPTCPYCKRAKDYLTQKGIPFTDYNVGEDKEKAEEMIQKSKQMGVPVIVVDDDVIVGFNQAKLDSLLA